A stretch of the Lolium perenne isolate Kyuss_39 chromosome 3, Kyuss_2.0, whole genome shotgun sequence genome encodes the following:
- the LOC127343116 gene encoding indole-3-pyruvate monooxygenase YUCCA1, with protein MDKEKERRATWVPGAVIVGAGPSGLAAAACLAARGVPATVLERSDSLAFTWRHRMYDRLALHLPKRFCELPLLPFPEEYPTYPNRDQFVTYMERYAAASGVAPRFGASVEEAAFDTVLGAWAVRLAGGEVLMARWLVVATGENAEPHVPDFPGLRQFAGRVLHTCEYKSGEEFAGEKVLVVGCGNSGMEVSLDLCRYGAKPSMVVRNTVHVLPREMLGLSTFGIAMALLKWLPVQLVDRFILAAAHLTLGNTSQIGLRRPKTGPIELKNLTGRTPVLDVGTLDHIKSGKIKVVGAVKEVTRVGARLADGKEEQFDAIILATGYRSNVPSWLKDGGDVFTREGTPKTPFPNGWKGRNGLYTVGFSQRGLLGASSDALSVARDIHCQWRERERE; from the exons ATGGACAAGGAGAAGGAGCGGCGCGCCACGTGGGTCCCCGGCGCCGTCATCGTCGGTGCGGGTCCCTCGGGGCTCGCCGCGGCGGCGTGCCTGGCGGCCCGTGGCGTGCCGGCCACGGTGCTGGAGAGGTCCGACTCGCTGGCCTTCACGTGGCGCCACCGCATGTACGACCGCCTGGCGCTCCACCTCCCCAAGCGCTTCTGCGAGCTCCCGCTCCTGCCGTTCCCGGAGGAGTACCCCACGTACCCCAACAGGGACCAGTTCGTGACGTACATGGAGCGGTACGCGGCGGCGTCGGGGGTCGCGCCGCGCTTCGGGGCCAGCGTCGAGGAGGCCGCCTTCGACACGGTCCTGggcgcatgggcggtgcgccTCGCCGGCGGCGAGGTGCTGATGGCCAGGTGGCTCGTGGTGGCGACGGGCGAGAACGCGGAGCCGCACGTCCCGGATTTCCCCGGCTTGCGGCAGTTCGCCGGGCGCGTGCTGCACACGTGCGAGTACAAGTCCGGGGAGGAGTTCGCCGGGGAGAAGGTGCTGGTGGTGGGGTGCGGGAACTCCGGCATGGAGGTGAGCCTTGATTTGTGCCGGTATGGCGCCAAGCCCTCCATGGTGGTGCGAAACACG GTGCATGTGCTGCCGAGGGAGATGTTGGGTCTCTCCACATTCGGCATCGCCATGGCTCTGCTCAAGTGGCTGCCGGTCCAGCTCGTCGACCGGTTCATCCTGGCGGCGGCTCACCTGACCCTCGGCAACACGAGCCAGATCGGGCTTAGACGACCAAAGACGGGGCCCAtcgagctcaagaacctcaccggCAGGACCCCTGTGCTGGACGTTGGGACGCTAGACCACATCAAATCAGGCAAAATTAAG GTGGTAGGAGCAGTGAAGGAGGTAACGAGGGTCGGGGCCAGGCTCGCGGACGGCAAGGAGGAGCAGTTCGACGCAATCATACTCGCCACGGGCTACAGGAGCAACGTGCCCTCCTGGCTCAAG GATGGAGGCGATGTTTTCACGAGAGAAGGCACGCCTAAAACCCCCTTCCCCAACGGCTGGAAAGGGCGGAACGGCCTCTACACCGTCGGCTTCTCGCAGCGAGGACTCCTGGGAGCCTCGTCGGACGCCCTCTCTGTCGCCAGGGATATACACTGCCAATGGAGGGAAAGAGAAAGAGAGTGA